A single window of uncultured Pseudodesulfovibrio sp. DNA harbors:
- a CDS encoding transporter substrate-binding domain-containing protein, protein MKRIITILAALSLLLCAAISAQAADIDLAKKSTLEKVIQSGELRIGTEAGYMPFEMTDKKGQVVGFDIDMCKEMAKAMGVKLTIVNTAWDGIIPGLLSNKYDLIASGMTVNQERNLKVNFANPYIVVGQTALINKKWADEIKTYKDLNNPKYTITSKLGTTGEQAAKRMFPKAQYKSFEMEDQAMLEALNGKATATVYDLPMTSIFYAQRGKDADMKFLNEPFTYEPLGWAINKGDPDFLNWLNNFLVQMKNDGRYDRIYNKWFGSNKWLKDVQ, encoded by the coding sequence ATGAAACGCATCATTACCATTCTGGCTGCGCTGTCTCTGCTTCTGTGCGCCGCCATATCAGCTCAGGCGGCTGACATCGATCTTGCTAAAAAATCGACCCTGGAAAAGGTCATCCAAAGCGGCGAACTGCGCATTGGAACCGAAGCTGGCTACATGCCCTTCGAAATGACGGACAAAAAAGGGCAGGTTGTCGGTTTCGACATCGACATGTGTAAAGAAATGGCCAAAGCCATGGGTGTCAAATTGACCATCGTCAACACGGCTTGGGATGGGATTATCCCCGGCCTCCTGTCCAACAAATATGACCTCATTGCCTCTGGCATGACCGTCAATCAGGAACGCAACCTGAAAGTCAACTTCGCCAACCCGTATATCGTTGTGGGGCAGACCGCTCTGATCAACAAAAAATGGGCTGACGAAATCAAGACATACAAAGACCTGAACAACCCCAAATACACCATTACTTCCAAACTCGGCACGACTGGTGAACAGGCTGCAAAACGCATGTTTCCCAAAGCGCAGTACAAATCATTTGAAATGGAAGATCAGGCCATGCTGGAAGCTCTGAACGGAAAGGCCACCGCCACCGTTTACGACCTGCCTATGACCTCCATTTTCTACGCTCAACGCGGTAAAGACGCTGACATGAAATTCTTGAACGAACCCTTCACTTACGAGCCTCTGGGCTGGGCCATCAACAAAGGTGACCCCGACTTCCTGAACTGGCTCAACAACTTCCTCGTTCAGATGAAGAACGATGGCCGCTACGACCGCATCTACAATAAGTGGTTCGGTTCCAACAAGTGGCTCAAAGACGTTCAGTAG
- a CDS encoding ABC transporter permease subunit (The N-terminal region of this protein, as described by TIGR01726, is a three transmembrane segment that identifies a subfamily of ABC transporter permease subunits, which specificities that include histidine, arginine, glutamine, glutamate, L-cystine (sic), the opines (in Agrobacterium) octopine and nopaline, etc.): MTDTATVGTPKGFNKNTFWKAVYFVLLFVVIGGFYWATEQADYIWRWNRLPRYFYYVETIDVTAEIEGEVASITQKDDDSVVIIEGGGESEYYTIPGSDVRVDVGDTIYMGDPIGVYEEGRMGLLLDGLLVTIEVSLVSIFLGILLGLFTGLARISSNPCLKWGAITYIELIRGSPLLVQIMIWYFVLGTIINNLLAKADLFQIPELWFAVASLAIFAGAYVAEIVRAGIQSIHKGQMEAARSLGMTKATAMRKIILPQAFKRILPPLAGQFISLIKDSSLLGVIAIRELTKATREAVTTSLMPYELWFLCGIMYLVITFTLSMFVQYLEKRTAEV; this comes from the coding sequence ATGACAGATACTGCGACCGTTGGAACTCCCAAGGGATTCAATAAAAATACTTTTTGGAAGGCAGTCTACTTTGTCCTGCTCTTCGTTGTCATCGGCGGCTTCTATTGGGCCACAGAACAAGCTGATTACATCTGGAGATGGAACCGTCTTCCCAGATATTTCTACTACGTCGAAACAATAGACGTAACGGCCGAAATCGAAGGAGAAGTCGCCTCCATCACCCAAAAGGATGATGATTCCGTCGTCATAATCGAAGGCGGAGGCGAATCAGAATATTACACCATCCCCGGTTCTGACGTTCGCGTGGACGTTGGCGACACTATTTATATGGGGGATCCCATAGGGGTCTATGAAGAAGGCAGAATGGGCCTGCTTCTTGATGGTCTGTTGGTGACCATCGAGGTCAGCCTTGTTTCCATCTTTCTCGGTATTCTTCTCGGCCTGTTCACCGGCCTTGCCAGAATATCCAGTAACCCCTGTCTAAAATGGGGAGCCATTACATACATTGAATTGATCCGAGGTTCTCCCCTGCTTGTCCAGATCATGATCTGGTACTTTGTTCTTGGAACCATCATCAACAATCTCTTGGCAAAAGCCGACTTGTTCCAAATTCCCGAACTATGGTTTGCAGTAGCATCCCTTGCTATTTTTGCCGGCGCCTATGTAGCCGAAATCGTTCGTGCAGGCATCCAATCCATCCATAAAGGACAAATGGAAGCAGCCCGATCTCTCGGAATGACCAAGGCGACTGCGATGCGCAAGATCATCCTGCCCCAGGCCTTCAAACGCATACTGCCTCCATTGGCTGGTCAGTTCATCAGTCTGATCAAAGACTCATCTCTGCTCGGCGTCATCGCAATACGCGAGCTGACCAAAGCAACACGTGAGGCGGTCACCACCAGTCTCATGCCCTACGAACTCTGGTTTCTGTGCGGCATCATGTACCTCGTGATTACATTCACTCTGTCCATGTTTGTTCAATATCTTGAAAAAAGGACAGCGGAGGTCTAA
- a CDS encoding amino acid ABC transporter ATP-binding protein, whose product MIDVKNVYKTFFVPHEIQALHDVSYHINPGEVVVVIGPSGSGKSTFLRCLNRLEHANSGHIMIDGVDVLDPKTNINKVRMEVGMVFQSFNLFPHLTVLENVTVGQTSVRKRGKKESAENAMTLLNKVGIHAKADNYPAQLSGGQMQRVAIARALAMDPKVMLFDEPTSALDPEMVGEVLDVMKALAKEGMTMVVVTHEMGFAREVADHVVFMDEGKIVEVGNPEHFFTTPEHERTKLFLSQIL is encoded by the coding sequence ATGATAGACGTCAAAAACGTATACAAGACCTTTTTTGTCCCGCATGAAATTCAAGCTTTGCATGACGTGTCCTACCACATCAATCCGGGCGAAGTGGTTGTTGTCATCGGCCCGTCAGGGTCAGGCAAGTCCACGTTCCTTCGATGCCTCAATCGTTTGGAACATGCCAACTCCGGCCATATAATGATTGATGGCGTTGACGTCCTCGATCCCAAGACCAATATCAACAAAGTTCGCATGGAAGTAGGCATGGTCTTCCAGTCCTTCAACCTCTTCCCGCATCTGACCGTGCTTGAAAATGTCACCGTAGGCCAAACATCCGTTCGTAAACGTGGCAAAAAAGAATCTGCGGAAAATGCCATGACCTTACTTAACAAAGTAGGCATTCATGCCAAGGCAGACAACTACCCGGCCCAACTCTCCGGCGGCCAAATGCAGCGCGTCGCTATAGCCCGTGCTCTAGCAATGGACCCCAAGGTCATGCTCTTTGATGAGCCAACCTCAGCACTGGACCCTGAAATGGTCGGCGAGGTTCTCGACGTCATGAAAGCCTTGGCTAAAGAAGGCATGACCATGGTCGTCGTTACCCACGAAATGGGCTTTGCCCGCGAAGTGGCCGATCATGTCGTCTTTATGGATGAAGGAAAGATCGTCGAAGTCGGTAACCCCGAACATTTCTTTACCACCCCCGAGCACGAACGCACCAAACTCTTCCTAAGCCAAATATTATAA
- a CDS encoding glycosyltransferase family 9 protein: protein MKDISNIHPKRILACQLRQIGDVVLATPSIRLLKERFPNAKLDVLTEKKCASVLENNPHIDHIWTIDKKALSNPLTALKYYRKVGKSGYDLIVDFQQLPRCKWVVRFSTAPVRLTFQPPWYNRHLYTHWTTPLNGYAAKCKASVLRPLGIEWKNEPPEIFFTKVEKDWAKNFIASQGMEPCRFVTIDPSHRRITRKWPERHFAGLIQLMKKRYPDLKFFILYGPGELPVAQEVAQIAGDGVIISDNMLSLREMAAVQSMAALHVGNCSAPRHFAVAVDTPSLVIHGATGFGWRFPSDEHVSLDKGLPCRSCNQNKCETRECLETFHPEECLDEALRLLALRYVS, encoded by the coding sequence ATGAAAGATATCTCAAACATTCACCCCAAAAGAATTCTGGCTTGCCAGCTCCGGCAAATCGGAGATGTCGTGCTCGCTACGCCATCTATTCGGCTGCTCAAAGAACGATTCCCGAATGCAAAACTCGATGTATTGACAGAAAAAAAATGTGCATCGGTTTTAGAAAACAACCCACATATCGATCACATTTGGACTATTGACAAAAAGGCTCTTAGCAACCCTTTGACCGCTTTAAAATACTATCGAAAAGTTGGCAAAAGCGGCTATGATCTTATTGTTGATTTTCAACAACTCCCGCGCTGTAAATGGGTCGTTCGTTTTTCAACGGCTCCAGTTCGTTTGACCTTTCAACCTCCATGGTACAACCGTCATCTCTACACTCACTGGACAACGCCCCTCAACGGCTATGCGGCCAAGTGCAAAGCAAGTGTTCTCCGCCCCTTGGGCATTGAGTGGAAAAACGAACCACCTGAAATTTTCTTCACAAAAGTAGAAAAGGACTGGGCCAAAAATTTCATTGCCTCACAAGGCATGGAGCCATGCCGCTTTGTTACTATCGACCCCAGCCATCGCCGGATCACCCGGAAATGGCCTGAACGGCACTTTGCCGGCCTCATTCAGCTCATGAAAAAACGCTATCCTGATCTGAAATTCTTCATATTGTATGGCCCTGGAGAACTACCGGTTGCGCAAGAAGTAGCCCAAATAGCCGGAGATGGTGTTATCATCTCCGACAACATGCTTTCCCTCCGCGAAATGGCTGCAGTCCAATCCATGGCAGCACTCCATGTAGGAAACTGTTCAGCCCCCCGACACTTTGCCGTAGCGGTAGACACACCTTCTTTGGTTATTCACGGTGCCACTGGCTTTGGTTGGCGATTTCCATCAGACGAACACGTCAGCTTGGATAAGGGATTGCCTTGCCGTTCCTGCAACCAAAACAAATGTGAAACCCGAGAATGTCTGGAAACTTTCCATCCCGAAGAGTGTTTAGACGAAGCCTTACGGCTCCTCGCCTTAAGGTATGTTTCCTAA
- a CDS encoding NAD-dependent 4,6-dehydratase LegB codes for MNLKGKKILVTGSDGFIGSHLVEYLIRQGYSVRAFVLYNSFNSWGWLDESPKDIIDNLEIFSGDVRDPNGVREAMKGCDVVMHLAALIAIPYSYHSPDTYVDTNVKGTLNIVQAAKDLGVERVVVTSTSEVYGTAQFVPITEDHPLQGQSPYSATKIGADQIAMSFYNAFETPVSIIRPFNTYGPRQSARAVIPTVITQIANGAETIKLGALTPTRDFNYVSDTVRGFEAVAASDDCIGEVVNVGSGFEVSIGDTAQAIADVMGANIEIVCDQERIRPKNSEVERLFAGNEKVKKLCDWEPKFNGLDGFKRGLELTAKWFADGENLKRYKADIYNI; via the coding sequence ATGAATCTAAAAGGAAAAAAAATTCTCGTCACCGGCTCAGATGGTTTTATTGGTTCCCATCTGGTCGAATATCTAATTCGCCAAGGGTATTCAGTCCGCGCCTTTGTCCTTTATAATTCCTTCAACTCTTGGGGATGGCTCGACGAATCTCCAAAAGATATAATAGACAATTTGGAAATATTCTCTGGTGACGTACGCGACCCTAACGGGGTACGCGAAGCCATGAAGGGATGTGATGTGGTCATGCATCTTGCTGCACTCATCGCTATCCCGTATTCCTACCACTCTCCGGACACGTATGTTGATACCAATGTCAAAGGCACTCTGAATATCGTTCAAGCTGCCAAAGACCTTGGCGTAGAACGTGTTGTGGTCACTTCCACAAGTGAAGTTTATGGTACAGCGCAATTTGTTCCCATCACCGAAGATCATCCGCTTCAAGGTCAATCTCCATATTCAGCCACAAAGATCGGTGCTGACCAGATAGCTATGAGCTTCTACAATGCCTTTGAAACACCCGTATCCATCATTCGTCCGTTTAACACCTATGGGCCTCGCCAGAGTGCTCGAGCGGTCATTCCAACCGTTATTACGCAAATTGCCAATGGTGCGGAGACTATCAAACTCGGCGCACTCACACCCACTCGTGACTTCAACTATGTATCCGATACAGTCCGCGGTTTTGAAGCCGTAGCAGCATCTGACGACTGTATAGGGGAAGTGGTCAACGTGGGGAGCGGATTTGAAGTATCAATAGGTGACACAGCACAAGCCATTGCCGATGTGATGGGAGCAAATATCGAAATAGTCTGCGATCAGGAACGAATTCGCCCTAAAAACAGCGAAGTTGAAAGATTATTTGCCGGAAATGAGAAGGTCAAAAAACTTTGTGATTGGGAACCGAAATTCAACGGGTTGGATGGTTTCAAACGCGGCCTTGAATTAACAGCCAAATGGTTCGCTGACGGTGAAAATCTTAAACGCTATAAAGCAGACATATACAATATTTAG
- a CDS encoding LegC family aminotransferase gives MFDDVLSFIRQLYREPEGFIPLHAPIFFGHEKEYLCDCIDSTFVSSVGKYVDRFEDMVCDFTDAARAIAVVNGTCGLTAALGMVNVRPGDLVLTQALTFVASANAISHTGAKPVFLDSDKDSLGMSPDALKTFLKSHNPANGHIAACVPVHILGHACRIREICEICAEYDIPVVEDAAEVLGSRYEGQHLGTFGTFGVLSFNGNKTITTGGGGMILTKDAELGAHAKHMTTTAKIPHKWEFRHDNIGWNYRMPNVNAALGCAQMEKLDAILRDKQVIASAYKTFFEGKKDITYIDAPANCTANYWLNTIRFESQEQRDHFLTASNDASIMTRPLWTLMADLPMYANNLNDGLINARYLAARTVNLPSSPRKEECV, from the coding sequence ATGTTTGACGACGTACTCTCTTTCATCAGACAACTCTATCGGGAGCCCGAGGGATTCATCCCTCTCCATGCACCTATTTTTTTCGGACACGAAAAAGAATATCTATGCGACTGCATCGACTCCACTTTTGTTTCCAGTGTGGGAAAATATGTTGACCGATTCGAAGATATGGTCTGCGACTTCACAGACGCGGCCCGAGCTATTGCCGTAGTTAATGGCACCTGCGGCCTCACCGCAGCCTTGGGTATGGTCAACGTACGTCCTGGCGATCTCGTCCTGACTCAAGCATTAACCTTTGTAGCCTCAGCCAACGCCATCAGCCACACCGGAGCCAAGCCCGTTTTCCTCGACTCGGACAAAGATAGTCTGGGGATGAGTCCTGACGCACTGAAAACATTTTTAAAAAGTCATAATCCTGCTAATGGGCATATCGCCGCATGTGTACCGGTTCATATTCTGGGCCACGCCTGTCGTATCCGTGAAATCTGCGAAATTTGTGCAGAATACGACATTCCGGTGGTAGAAGATGCCGCCGAGGTCCTTGGGAGTCGTTACGAAGGACAGCATCTCGGCACTTTCGGTACTTTTGGGGTCCTCAGCTTTAACGGAAACAAAACCATTACCACTGGTGGTGGAGGTATGATCCTGACAAAAGATGCTGAGTTAGGTGCGCACGCCAAGCATATGACCACCACCGCCAAAATCCCACATAAATGGGAATTTCGCCACGACAACATTGGCTGGAACTATCGCATGCCAAACGTCAACGCTGCCTTAGGCTGTGCGCAAATGGAAAAACTTGACGCCATCCTCAGGGACAAACAGGTAATTGCTTCGGCTTACAAAACTTTCTTTGAGGGGAAAAAAGATATTACGTACATTGATGCACCAGCCAATTGTACGGCTAATTATTGGTTAAACACCATCCGATTTGAATCACAAGAACAACGCGACCATTTCCTAACCGCAAGCAACGATGCAAGTATCATGACTCGTCCCCTGTGGACCTTAATGGCCGACTTGCCCATGTATGCAAACAACCTCAACGACGGTTTGATTAACGCCAGATATCTGGCTGCCCGCACCGTCAACCTACCAAGTAGCCCCCGCAAGGAGGAATGTGTATGA
- the neuB gene encoding N-acetylneuraminate synthase yields MNRNSVFIIAEAGVNHNGDMSLARQLIEVAAKAGADAVKFQTFKAKEIVTDLAQKANYQKETSGAEESQFAMLKKLELDTKAHEDLIAHAQKHNIEFLSTPFDADSLDMLLELGVNTIKIPSGEITNLPYLRRVGNKGVPMVMSTGMTTLEEVKAAVTALMETGASAKDITLLHCNTQYPTPLEDANLKAMDTLALAFPECAVGYSDHTPGISCPVAATAMGASLVEKHFTLDKTMKGPDHAASIDPEELTAMVSGIRDIEKALGDGTKQPSVSEKENINIARRFLVAAAPIMAGEPFTEANVVAKRTGQGGISPMRWDEIMQKSASRNFHTGEIIEL; encoded by the coding sequence ATGAACCGCAATTCGGTCTTTATAATCGCCGAAGCAGGGGTCAATCACAACGGAGATATGAGTCTCGCTCGCCAACTGATAGAGGTGGCAGCCAAAGCCGGAGCGGATGCGGTTAAATTTCAGACTTTCAAAGCCAAAGAAATCGTCACAGATCTGGCCCAAAAGGCAAACTATCAAAAAGAGACTTCTGGAGCTGAAGAATCCCAGTTTGCCATGTTAAAGAAACTCGAACTGGATACAAAGGCGCACGAAGACCTCATCGCTCATGCCCAAAAACACAATATAGAATTTCTCTCCACCCCCTTCGATGCAGACAGTCTGGACATGCTTCTTGAACTCGGTGTTAACACTATTAAAATCCCATCTGGAGAAATAACAAATCTCCCCTATCTACGCCGAGTGGGCAACAAGGGAGTCCCCATGGTCATGTCTACAGGCATGACCACGTTGGAAGAAGTCAAAGCCGCTGTCACAGCCCTCATGGAAACAGGGGCATCAGCTAAAGACATAACTCTACTCCATTGCAACACCCAATACCCAACACCTCTTGAGGATGCCAACCTCAAAGCCATGGACACACTGGCTCTCGCTTTTCCTGAATGTGCAGTTGGTTATTCAGACCACACTCCCGGCATATCCTGTCCAGTGGCGGCTACTGCTATGGGGGCTTCGCTCGTTGAAAAGCACTTTACTCTGGACAAAACCATGAAAGGCCCGGACCATGCAGCGTCTATTGACCCAGAAGAACTCACTGCCATGGTTTCCGGTATCAGAGATATTGAAAAGGCACTGGGTGATGGGACCAAACAGCCAAGCGTAAGCGAAAAAGAAAACATCAACATTGCTCGGCGTTTTCTCGTGGCGGCCGCCCCCATTATGGCAGGAGAACCGTTTACCGAAGCCAACGTGGTCGCCAAACGAACTGGGCAAGGTGGGATTTCCCCCATGCGATGGGATGAAATCATGCAAAAATCAGCATCCAGGAATTTCCATACCGGGGAGATTATCGAGCTATGA
- the neuC gene encoding UDP-N-acetylglucosamine 2-epimerase gives MKICVFTGTRAEYGLLLPLLNRIEQDPDTELQLLVSGSHLSDRHGHTVDAILADGFTIQATVPLQLNDDTRLGIATAMGEALTGCAHALDKIKPDILILLGDRYECFACATAASILGYPIAHIHGGEVTEGAMDDYYRHSITKMSHLHFTSCEAYRDRVIQLGEHPDTVFNVGALGVENIMTIPLMDKIELEADLNFSIGDNCLLTTYHPVTQDKDDKTQLNEFFSAIETLLSDDPTMTAIITGANADPGGNAIDERAALLANKHPRQTCVVPSLGLVRYLSAMKYCGAVIGNSSSGILEAPSFKIPSINVGIRQKGREQAKSVFNSPSVSEILVRRTRRALEAGQTRVVKEVMNPYEKEGTSLHILNEIKQATFHVAKPFYDITHSLLAGEE, from the coding sequence ATGAAAATTTGCGTTTTCACAGGTACACGCGCTGAATACGGCCTATTACTCCCATTGCTTAATCGCATTGAGCAAGACCCTGATACCGAACTTCAACTTCTGGTCTCAGGGTCACATTTGTCTGACCGGCATGGGCATACTGTCGACGCCATCCTTGCGGACGGTTTCACAATCCAGGCTACAGTACCGCTTCAACTCAATGACGACACTCGCCTCGGAATAGCCACAGCCATGGGAGAGGCACTCACTGGCTGCGCTCATGCTTTGGATAAAATTAAGCCAGATATTCTGATACTACTCGGTGATCGATATGAATGTTTTGCCTGCGCCACTGCTGCCTCAATCCTGGGATATCCTATTGCCCATATCCATGGCGGAGAAGTAACCGAAGGAGCCATGGATGATTACTATCGCCACTCCATTACAAAAATGTCTCATCTCCATTTCACCTCTTGCGAAGCATACAGAGATCGAGTCATTCAATTAGGAGAACATCCAGACACTGTCTTCAATGTGGGAGCTCTCGGGGTAGAAAATATCATGACCATCCCCCTGATGGACAAAATTGAACTTGAGGCTGACCTCAATTTCTCCATTGGTGACAACTGTTTGCTCACGACCTATCATCCTGTAACTCAGGATAAAGATGATAAAACCCAACTCAATGAATTTTTCTCTGCCATTGAGACACTGCTCTCGGATGATCCGACAATGACAGCAATCATCACCGGGGCCAATGCTGATCCCGGCGGTAACGCCATTGATGAACGGGCCGCTCTACTTGCAAATAAACATCCTCGACAAACTTGCGTTGTTCCGTCGCTTGGCCTTGTCCGATATTTATCCGCAATGAAGTACTGTGGAGCTGTCATTGGCAATTCCTCTTCCGGCATTTTAGAAGCACCAAGTTTCAAAATCCCTTCTATTAATGTAGGCATACGACAAAAAGGAAGAGAACAGGCCAAATCCGTATTCAACTCACCGTCTGTGTCTGAAATTCTTGTACGAAGAACCCGCCGAGCCTTGGAAGCTGGCCAAACCCGAGTTGTCAAAGAAGTCATGAACCCGTATGAAAAAGAAGGAACCAGCTTGCACATTTTGAATGAGATCAAGCAAGCTACCTTCCATGTTGCCAAACCATTTTACGACATCACGCACAGCCTGCTTGCAGGCGAGGAATAA
- a CDS encoding nucleotidyltransferase family protein translates to MTRWKESVIPPSATIRDSVEALNRSATQIALVVDNSGHLKGVITDGDVRRGLLAGKTLESPVAEIMETNFFSANEHDDQSVLLTTMREQEFRQVPLLDNENRIVGLRTLMDMVTPPKKDNWVVLMAGGLGQRLRPLTEDCPKPLLTVGGKPLLSTILDQFVEYGFERFYISVNYRAEMVEDYFGDGSRHGVEIRYLREDKQLGTAGAVGLIPQQTDKPIFVMNGDLLTRVDFPGMLAFHQEQKARATMAVRRFDIQVPYGVVNVEDNIITHLEEKPTHKFFVNAGIYVLDPDIAASIPKNEYLDMPTLFSQLMNKDETTSAFPIHEYWMDIGRKQDFDQANYDYDMHFRVKEEC, encoded by the coding sequence ATGACTCGTTGGAAAGAATCTGTCATACCACCATCAGCCACAATCCGTGACTCGGTGGAAGCACTCAATCGGTCAGCAACACAGATAGCTTTAGTCGTTGATAATTCGGGACACCTCAAAGGAGTCATCACTGACGGCGATGTCAGACGTGGTTTATTAGCAGGAAAAACACTGGAGTCACCTGTTGCTGAAATCATGGAAACAAATTTTTTCTCGGCCAATGAACACGACGACCAGTCTGTTCTGCTGACAACTATGCGAGAACAAGAATTCCGCCAGGTACCTTTACTTGATAACGAAAATCGTATTGTGGGTTTACGGACCCTTATGGACATGGTCACTCCTCCCAAAAAAGACAATTGGGTCGTACTCATGGCGGGCGGCCTAGGCCAACGCTTGCGCCCCCTTACCGAGGATTGTCCCAAACCGCTTCTGACAGTGGGCGGCAAACCGTTACTCAGTACAATTTTGGACCAATTCGTAGAATATGGCTTTGAGCGTTTTTATATTTCCGTCAACTACCGCGCCGAAATGGTCGAAGACTACTTTGGCGACGGCTCAAGGCATGGCGTGGAAATTCGGTACCTTCGAGAAGACAAACAACTAGGAACAGCCGGAGCTGTTGGCCTTATCCCCCAACAAACTGACAAACCAATATTTGTCATGAACGGAGACCTGCTTACCCGCGTAGATTTCCCAGGTATGCTTGCTTTTCATCAGGAACAAAAAGCCCGAGCAACAATGGCAGTCCGCAGGTTCGACATTCAAGTCCCATATGGTGTGGTCAATGTTGAAGACAACATAATCACACACCTTGAAGAAAAACCAACACATAAATTTTTTGTCAATGCGGGAATCTACGTGTTGGATCCGGACATTGCCGCATCTATCCCTAAAAATGAATACCTGGATATGCCGACCCTGTTTAGTCAGCTCATGAACAAAGACGAAACGACATCGGCTTTCCCCATCCATGAATACTGGATGGATATTGGCCGTAAACAAGATTTTGATCAGGCCAATTATGATTACGACATGCACTTTCGCGTAAAGGAAGAGTGCTAA